The Nocardia arthritidis genome has a window encoding:
- a CDS encoding amidohydrolase: protein MGSTAELDPQAREALEFLYKDLHTHPELSFAETRTAGKIAEQLTALGLRVIGGVGRTGVVGVLENGAGPVVLLRADIDALPVREQTGLPYASTATGTDPDGNEVPVMHACGHDMHIVCLLGALGILDRNKDTWSGTVVAVFQPAEEVGSGAQAMVDDGLYERVPKPDIVLAQHVGPFPAGTVAYRAGDTYSAADAWKVRLFGRGGHGSRPETTIDPVVMAAATVMRLQTVRSREVAGNEPAVVTVGSIRAGTKANIIPDEAELLLNIRSYDANTRTHILDAIRRIIEAEAAASGAPKDPEITVIDSFPVLHNDPDATAKTAAALRDALGDKVFELPTPVMASEDAGTLATAIDVPIVYWFFGGADPAAFAEAFAKGRVAQDIPSNHSPNFAPLIQPTLDTGCVAMATAALAWLG from the coding sequence ATGGGCTCGACCGCGGAACTCGACCCGCAGGCACGCGAGGCGCTGGAATTCCTGTACAAGGATCTGCACACCCATCCCGAGCTGTCCTTCGCCGAAACCCGCACGGCGGGCAAGATCGCCGAACAGCTGACGGCGCTGGGGCTGCGGGTGATCGGCGGCGTCGGCCGCACCGGCGTCGTCGGCGTGCTGGAGAACGGGGCGGGCCCGGTGGTGCTGCTGCGCGCCGATATCGACGCGCTGCCGGTCCGGGAACAAACCGGGCTGCCATACGCGAGCACCGCGACCGGAACCGATCCGGACGGCAACGAGGTTCCGGTCATGCACGCCTGCGGCCACGATATGCACATCGTGTGCCTGCTCGGCGCGCTCGGCATACTCGACCGGAACAAGGACACCTGGTCCGGCACGGTCGTCGCGGTGTTCCAGCCCGCCGAGGAGGTCGGCAGCGGGGCGCAGGCGATGGTCGACGACGGCCTCTACGAGCGCGTCCCGAAGCCGGATATCGTGCTGGCACAACATGTCGGGCCGTTCCCCGCGGGTACGGTCGCCTATCGCGCGGGCGACACCTATTCGGCGGCCGACGCGTGGAAGGTGCGGCTGTTCGGCAGGGGCGGGCACGGCTCGCGGCCGGAGACCACGATCGATCCGGTGGTCATGGCCGCCGCCACCGTCATGCGGCTGCAGACCGTGCGTTCCCGAGAGGTCGCCGGAAACGAGCCCGCCGTGGTCACCGTCGGCTCGATCCGGGCGGGTACGAAAGCCAACATCATTCCCGACGAGGCCGAGCTGCTGCTCAACATCCGCTCCTACGACGCGAATACCCGCACCCACATACTCGACGCGATCCGGCGGATCATCGAGGCCGAGGCCGCCGCCTCCGGCGCGCCGAAGGATCCGGAGATCACCGTCATCGATTCGTTCCCGGTGCTGCACAACGACCCCGACGCCACCGCCAAGACCGCGGCCGCCCTGCGTGATGCGTTGGGCGACAAGGTGTTCGAGCTACCGACACCGGTCATGGCCAGTGAGGACGCCGGGACGCTCGCCACCGCGATCGACGTGCCGATCGTCTACTGGTTCTTCGGCGGGGCCGACCCGGCGGCATTCGCCGAAGCGTTCGCGAAAGGGCGTGTGGCGCAGGATATTCCGTCCAACCACAGCCCGAATTTCGCACCGCTCATCCAGCCGACGCTCGATACCGGCTGCGTCGCGATGGCGACGGCGGCGCTGGCCTGGCTGGGCTAG
- a CDS encoding 1-acyl-sn-glycerol-3-phosphate acyltransferase, whose translation MASRSVDGIIDWVAGEVRSLVPAADLGDRDPEFISGTAGPAWLLVRTYFRAEVRGIDNIPGDGPVLLVGNHSGGNVSPEVLISSLAFVRRFGPHRPFYQLAHNLVMAYPFVGTFLRRLGTVAAEPAIAAAALRAGAAVLVYPGGDWEVHRPTWEEDRVEFNGRTGFLRLAWAERVPIVPMVNIGAQESELILARGDRLARALRLDKMLRLKVFPISLALPWGLDIGDLAGHIPLPAKVVVEFLPPIDLHALLGPELDIDRGYRHITGVMQDALTRLAAERRFPILG comes from the coding sequence ATGGCATCGCGTTCGGTCGACGGCATCATCGACTGGGTGGCCGGAGAGGTGCGGTCGCTGGTGCCCGCGGCCGATCTCGGTGACCGCGATCCCGAGTTCATCTCCGGCACAGCGGGTCCGGCCTGGCTGCTGGTCCGGACCTACTTCCGCGCCGAGGTGCGCGGCATCGACAACATTCCGGGCGACGGGCCGGTCCTGCTGGTGGGCAACCACTCCGGCGGCAACGTCTCGCCGGAGGTGCTGATCAGCAGCCTCGCCTTCGTCCGCCGCTTCGGCCCGCACCGGCCGTTCTATCAGCTCGCGCACAATCTGGTGATGGCCTATCCGTTCGTCGGCACGTTCCTGCGCCGCCTCGGCACGGTGGCGGCCGAGCCGGCGATCGCCGCCGCCGCGCTGCGCGCGGGCGCGGCCGTGCTGGTGTATCCGGGCGGCGATTGGGAGGTGCACCGGCCGACCTGGGAGGAGGATCGGGTCGAATTCAACGGGCGCACCGGATTTCTCCGGCTCGCGTGGGCGGAGCGGGTGCCGATCGTGCCGATGGTCAATATCGGTGCGCAGGAGAGCGAACTGATCCTGGCCCGCGGCGACCGCTTGGCGCGGGCGCTGCGCCTGGACAAGATGTTGCGGCTGAAGGTTTTCCCGATTTCGCTGGCGCTGCCGTGGGGTCTTGACATCGGTGATCTCGCGGGGCACATTCCGTTGCCGGCCAAGGTCGTCGTCGAATTCCTGCCGCCGATCGACCTGCACGCCCTCCTCGGCCCCGAACTCGATATCGACCGCGGTTACCGGCACATCACCGGTGTGATGCAAGACGCGTTGACTCGATTGGCCGCCGAACGCCGATTCCCCATCCTGGGCTGA
- a CDS encoding ribose-phosphate pyrophosphokinase-like domain-containing protein yields MNSLHIVSGSANPGLAAAIADRLEAGPVAGALERFPDGELCPVVEHVGGADVFVIQPTSPPVNDHLVELLLPAAQRSAGRPAAHHRVSRPYRICRAHG; encoded by the coding sequence ATGAACTCGCTGCATATCGTTTCCGGAAGCGCCAACCCGGGGCTGGCCGCCGCCATCGCCGACCGGCTCGAGGCCGGTCCGGTCGCCGGTGCGCTGGAACGGTTTCCGGACGGCGAGCTGTGCCCGGTGGTCGAACATGTCGGCGGCGCCGACGTATTCGTGATCCAGCCGACCTCGCCGCCGGTAAACGACCATCTCGTCGAGCTGTTGCTCCCGGCTGCACAACGATCAGCCGGTCGGCCTGCCGCTCACCACCGCGTGAGCCGCCCATATCGAATATGCCGGGCGCACGGGTGA
- a CDS encoding cation-translocating P-type ATPase, whose protein sequence is MIGSITGLAARAVRTGTDLTRTAAALTAAAVTLPVRLAESGIHSATEHFDTATDIGSQLRHDLGSLLDPTLHRDRRIASMGERVLVEVRGLTSDRGAEVATAVERRLRAVSGVRWSRVNAITGHVIAATEGDIEPEELVAAVEEVERQLGVTDVEWDPTASHPADLEPVLSAGISLIGDLAAMGLAAAGAMVPGRAPVQLFQAAAALVDTQPRLRTMLEEQVGRARADLLVTTANAIGQAAGESVANLAVDAGLRALVLAEAGARHVRWRQWEAELARARNPRVTEPMTAEPRPVELPPGPVERSADEAGLGSLLGTVATLTGRGPGDAASAIGLGAPKAARTSRESFAAVAGTLLSIAGVVTIDPELWRRLDRLDTLVLDGEVLLGRRRLVLDAEAVHHDWRTGQVWSTAQRLLWSTGVPESDAGQPDSFELVPEQSGRGTEPRWHRLSAESQVVGRVLVGRELDRRAQAVLVAARRAGLRVVLAGDSSTDELRSLVDEFVPAARSRRKLVRELQRDGKVVALLSTHAHRALAAADAGIGVVTTDQDGAVQVPWTADAVCADLDQVQRVLAAVTPARHASERGRVLALSACALGGLLLAATPKRHREQLPITAAQTAGLLTGVITGWQAAHAEPESPLSPLLPWHSLAPDEVLVRLPEPEPVTEPEAGPLDRLRTGAERTLTPLAHFASHVRQELADPLTPVLGVGAVASAILGAPSDAILVGSVISVNAVVSALQRQRAENALRQLIRGEAVTGRRVPRRTETVDPDAVEEQRVPADRLQVGDLIALRAGDVVPADARLIAVEDLELDESALTGESVTVEKRTAATPGAPLGERACMVFEGSTVVNGDALAVVVAVGRDTEAQRAAASAVPPPPGGVQAQLHRLTGQALPLTLAGGGAVTALGWLRGQRLRAALADGVAVATAAVPEGLPLVATIAQLAAARRLSRHGVLVRASRTVEALGRVDTICFDKTGTLTHGRLRLAALADLDERFSPDADSERAQHLLRAAARACPDPDGPVVHATDRAVLDAARDHLPPDERWDPLEELPFESNRGYAATLGRAARRLRLAVKGAPEVILDRCVRLRRNTGEPNDIPFTAAERERADQLVYDLAAAGLRVLVVARRDLKSAPADVEDAVEELTLLGFIGLADTPRPQAEPLITALRHNNIEARIITGDHPVTAAAVARQLGIDTATVTTGQDLDRLDESAQAELIERSAVFARVSPRHKVRIVATLQRAGHVVAMAGDGGNDAAAIRTADIGIGLAARGSAAARNAADLVLTDPDPLVLLSALAEGRGMWQRVSDAVGVLVGGNAGEVAFTALGTALSGQAPLGTRQFLLVNMLTDMFPAMAVALSSEQQPDDGRPDEDQHVRAERLAAELAARPPADLGADLLRTIALRGATTAAGATAAWTIGRYTGTRRRAETIGLVALIGTQLGQTLVAARHSPLVWATTAASGAVLVTVVMTPGLCTYFGCRPLGPVGWLVASGSAVAATGLGALRG, encoded by the coding sequence GTGATCGGCAGTATTACCGGGCTCGCCGCCAGAGCGGTCCGGACCGGAACAGATCTGACCCGCACCGCGGCGGCTTTGACGGCCGCGGCCGTCACCCTGCCGGTGCGGCTGGCCGAATCCGGAATACATTCGGCCACAGAGCATTTCGATACAGCGACGGATATCGGCAGTCAGCTCCGGCACGATCTCGGCTCACTGCTGGACCCGACCTTGCACCGCGACCGCCGCATCGCGTCGATGGGCGAACGCGTCCTCGTCGAGGTGCGCGGGCTGACCTCCGACCGCGGCGCCGAGGTGGCCACCGCCGTGGAACGGCGCCTGCGCGCGGTATCCGGGGTGCGCTGGTCGCGGGTGAACGCGATCACCGGCCACGTGATCGCCGCGACCGAGGGCGATATCGAACCGGAGGAGCTGGTGGCCGCGGTCGAGGAGGTCGAGCGGCAGCTCGGCGTCACCGATGTCGAATGGGATCCGACCGCGAGCCATCCCGCCGACCTGGAGCCGGTGCTCTCGGCCGGGATCTCGCTGATCGGGGATCTGGCGGCGATGGGTCTGGCGGCGGCGGGCGCGATGGTGCCCGGCCGTGCGCCGGTGCAGCTGTTCCAAGCGGCCGCCGCACTGGTCGACACGCAGCCGCGGCTGCGCACCATGCTGGAGGAACAGGTCGGCCGCGCCCGGGCCGACCTGCTGGTCACCACCGCGAACGCGATCGGTCAGGCGGCGGGCGAGAGCGTGGCGAACCTGGCGGTGGACGCCGGGCTGCGCGCGCTGGTGCTGGCCGAGGCCGGCGCCCGGCACGTCCGGTGGCGGCAGTGGGAGGCCGAACTCGCCAGGGCGCGCAACCCGCGCGTCACCGAACCGATGACCGCCGAACCGCGCCCGGTCGAACTGCCGCCCGGGCCGGTGGAACGCAGCGCGGACGAGGCCGGGCTCGGTTCACTGCTCGGCACCGTCGCCACGCTCACCGGCCGTGGACCCGGCGACGCCGCATCCGCGATCGGTCTCGGCGCGCCGAAGGCGGCGCGCACGAGCCGGGAGAGCTTCGCCGCCGTGGCCGGGACGCTGCTGTCGATCGCGGGCGTCGTCACCATCGATCCGGAGCTGTGGCGCCGCCTAGACCGGCTGGACACCCTGGTGCTCGACGGTGAGGTGCTGCTCGGCCGACGCAGGCTGGTGCTGGATGCCGAAGCGGTGCACCACGATTGGCGCACCGGTCAGGTGTGGAGCACGGCACAGCGCCTGCTCTGGTCCACCGGCGTACCGGAATCCGATGCGGGACAGCCGGATTCGTTCGAGCTGGTACCGGAACAATCCGGGCGGGGCACCGAGCCGCGCTGGCACCGGTTATCCGCCGAGTCGCAGGTGGTGGGGCGGGTGCTGGTCGGCCGCGAATTGGACCGGCGGGCGCAGGCGGTGCTCGTCGCGGCCCGGCGGGCCGGATTGCGCGTCGTGCTCGCCGGCGACTCCTCTACCGACGAATTGCGGTCGCTGGTGGACGAATTCGTGCCCGCCGCGCGTTCGCGCCGCAAACTCGTGCGCGAACTGCAGCGCGACGGCAAGGTGGTCGCGCTGCTGTCGACGCACGCACACCGGGCGCTGGCCGCCGCAGACGCCGGAATCGGCGTGGTCACCACCGATCAGGACGGCGCGGTACAGGTGCCGTGGACCGCCGACGCGGTCTGCGCCGACCTCGACCAGGTGCAGCGGGTGCTCGCCGCCGTCACACCGGCCAGGCACGCCAGCGAGCGCGGGCGGGTGCTCGCGCTGTCCGCGTGCGCGCTGGGCGGGCTGCTCCTGGCCGCCACCCCGAAGCGTCACCGCGAACAGCTGCCGATCACCGCCGCACAGACCGCGGGCCTGCTCACCGGGGTGATCACCGGCTGGCAAGCGGCGCATGCCGAACCGGAGAGCCCGCTGTCCCCGCTATTGCCATGGCACAGTTTGGCTCCCGACGAGGTGCTGGTGCGGCTGCCGGAACCGGAACCGGTCACCGAACCCGAGGCGGGCCCGCTCGACCGGCTCCGCACCGGCGCCGAACGCACGCTGACCCCCTTGGCGCACTTCGCATCCCACGTCCGGCAGGAACTGGCCGATCCGCTGACGCCGGTGCTCGGCGTCGGCGCCGTCGCCTCCGCGATTCTCGGCGCGCCGAGCGACGCCATCCTGGTGGGCTCGGTGATCTCGGTCAACGCGGTGGTCTCGGCTCTCCAGCGGCAGCGCGCGGAAAACGCGCTGCGCCAACTCATCCGGGGCGAGGCCGTCACCGGCCGCCGAGTGCCGCGCCGGACCGAGACCGTCGACCCGGACGCCGTCGAGGAACAGCGGGTGCCCGCGGATCGGCTGCAGGTCGGCGATTTGATCGCGCTGCGCGCGGGTGACGTGGTGCCCGCCGATGCCAGGCTCATCGCCGTCGAAGATCTGGAACTGGACGAATCCGCACTCACCGGTGAATCGGTCACCGTCGAAAAGCGAACGGCCGCAACGCCGGGCGCACCACTCGGCGAGCGGGCCTGCATGGTGTTCGAGGGCAGCACCGTCGTCAACGGTGACGCGCTCGCCGTCGTCGTCGCGGTCGGCCGCGATACCGAGGCGCAGCGGGCCGCGGCCAGCGCCGTCCCGCCGCCGCCCGGCGGGGTGCAGGCGCAGTTGCACCGGCTCACCGGCCAGGCACTGCCGCTGACGCTGGCGGGCGGTGGCGCGGTCACCGCGCTCGGCTGGCTGCGTGGCCAACGGCTGCGCGCCGCGCTCGCCGACGGTGTCGCGGTCGCGACCGCCGCTGTGCCGGAAGGACTTCCACTGGTCGCCACCATCGCGCAGCTGGCCGCCGCGCGCAGGCTGTCCCGGCACGGCGTGCTGGTGCGGGCCAGCCGGACCGTCGAGGCGCTGGGCCGGGTGGACACCATCTGTTTCGACAAGACCGGCACCCTCACCCACGGCAGGCTGCGGCTGGCCGCGCTCGCCGATCTCGACGAACGATTCTCCCCCGACGCCGATTCCGAACGCGCCCAACATCTTTTGCGCGCCGCCGCCCGCGCCTGCCCGGATCCGGACGGCCCGGTCGTGCACGCGACCGATCGCGCGGTACTCGACGCGGCCCGCGACCACCTGCCGCCCGACGAACGCTGGGATCCGTTGGAGGAGTTACCGTTCGAATCGAACCGCGGCTACGCCGCGACCCTCGGCCGGGCCGCGCGCAGGCTGCGGCTGGCCGTCAAGGGCGCGCCCGAGGTGATCCTCGATCGCTGCGTCCGGCTGCGGCGCAATACCGGTGAGCCCAACGATATTCCGTTCACCGCCGCGGAACGTGAACGCGCCGACCAACTGGTCTACGATCTCGCCGCGGCGGGGCTGCGGGTGCTCGTGGTGGCCCGGCGCGACCTGAAATCCGCACCCGCCGATGTCGAGGACGCGGTGGAGGAACTCACCCTGCTCGGCTTCATCGGCCTGGCCGACACCCCGCGCCCGCAGGCCGAACCGTTGATCACCGCGTTGCGGCACAACAATATCGAGGCCAGGATCATCACCGGGGATCATCCGGTCACCGCGGCGGCCGTCGCCAGGCAGCTCGGCATCGATACCGCGACCGTCACCACCGGCCAGGACCTGGACCGGCTCGACGAATCGGCGCAGGCCGAACTCATCGAGCGCAGCGCGGTTTTCGCGCGGGTGAGCCCGCGGCACAAGGTCCGCATCGTCGCAACCCTGCAGCGGGCCGGACATGTGGTGGCGATGGCCGGCGACGGCGGGAACGACGCCGCGGCCATCCGCACGGCCGATATCGGAATCGGGCTCGCCGCAAGGGGTTCCGCGGCCGCACGCAATGCGGCGGATCTGGTGCTCACCGATCCGGATCCGCTGGTGCTGCTGTCCGCGCTGGCCGAGGGCCGCGGGATGTGGCAGCGGGTGAGCGACGCGGTCGGCGTGCTCGTCGGCGGCAATGCGGGCGAGGTGGCCTTCACCGCGCTCGGCACCGCGCTGTCCGGCCAGGCGCCGCTGGGTACCCGGCAGTTCCTGCTGGTCAACATGCTCACCGATATGTTCCCGGCGATGGCGGTCGCGCTCTCGTCCGAGCAGCAGCCCGACGACGGCCGCCCCGACGAGGATCAGCATGTGCGCGCCGAACGGCTGGCCGCCGAACTCGCCGCCCGCCCGCCCGCCGACCTCGGCGCCGATCTGCTGCGCACCATCGCGCTGCGCGGCGCGACCACCGCGGCGGGCGCGACCGCCGCGTGGACCATCGGCCGCTACACCGGAACGCGGCGGCGCGCCGAAACCATCGGACTCGTCGCGCTGATCGGCACCCAACTCGGTCAGACGCTCGTCGCCGCGCGGCACAGTCCGCTGGTCTGGGCCACCACGGCGGCCAGCGGCGCGGTACTCGTCACCGTCGTGATGACGCCGGGCCTGTGCACCTACTTCGGCTGCCGCCCGCTGGGTCCGGTGGGTTGGCTCGTCGCGAGCGGTTCGGCCGTCGCGGCCACCGGTCTCGGCGCGTTGCGCGGATAA
- a CDS encoding DoxX family protein, which yields MLLRRIARPLLATNFIVDGLDTLIHPEPRAKSTAALVQQGQRSLPDSVATKLPADPTQLVRITAAGQVAGGVLLALGKAPRFGALILAAAVVPVLVTEQDFWAEDDPERRTAKRSAFLKDAGLLGGLMIAAADTEGKPSLGWRGKRAARNAAQTISSTLPIGALSPDEGAVRRRAHDAAELGRTLAERARDEAAELADTVREHGPELAEAAKERGAEIADTAKEYGAHWAEVAAHLAELARERGPVVADTLKDRGAEIADTARRRGARISRTAKHRAGTARERGAELADTAKEYGYRWADIAEHRGTELADTARHRFG from the coding sequence ATGCTGCTGCGCAGAATTGCCCGTCCCCTGCTGGCGACCAATTTCATCGTCGACGGGTTGGATACGCTGATCCATCCGGAACCGCGCGCCAAGAGTACGGCCGCCCTGGTACAGCAGGGCCAGCGCAGTTTGCCGGATTCGGTCGCGACCAAACTGCCCGCGGACCCGACCCAACTGGTGCGGATCACCGCGGCGGGTCAGGTCGCGGGCGGGGTGCTCCTCGCGCTCGGGAAGGCGCCGCGATTCGGCGCGCTGATCCTGGCCGCGGCCGTGGTGCCGGTGCTCGTCACCGAACAGGATTTCTGGGCCGAGGACGACCCGGAGCGCCGGACCGCCAAACGCTCGGCATTCCTGAAGGACGCCGGGCTGCTCGGCGGACTGATGATCGCCGCGGCCGACACCGAGGGCAAGCCGTCGCTCGGCTGGCGCGGTAAGCGTGCGGCTCGCAATGCGGCACAGACGATTTCGTCCACGCTGCCGATCGGCGCACTGTCCCCCGACGAGGGCGCCGTCCGCCGCCGGGCGCACGACGCCGCGGAACTCGGCCGCACCCTGGCCGAGCGGGCGCGCGACGAGGCCGCCGAACTGGCGGACACCGTGCGCGAGCACGGCCCGGAACTCGCCGAGGCGGCCAAGGAGCGCGGTGCCGAAATCGCCGACACCGCAAAGGAATATGGCGCCCACTGGGCCGAGGTCGCCGCCCACCTCGCCGAGCTCGCGCGGGAACGCGGCCCGGTCGTCGCGGACACCCTCAAGGACCGCGGCGCCGAGATCGCCGACACCGCGCGACGCCGCGGCGCCCGGATCTCGCGAACCGCCAAGCACCGCGCAGGCACCGCACGCGAGCGCGGTGCCGAATTGGCCGACACCGCAAAGGAATACGGTTACCGCTGGGCCGATATCGCGGAGCATCGCGGTACCGAACTCGCCGACACCGCACGTCACCGGTTCGGATAG
- a CDS encoding KGG domain-containing protein, with protein MTSSRRGFAAMDPEKQRRIASQGGKASSGSFDNDPERARAAGRKGAAAQPTEAKRRGGEHSHRNR; from the coding sequence ATGACCAGCAGTCGCAGGGGATTCGCAGCGATGGATCCCGAGAAGCAGCGCAGGATCGCCAGCCAGGGGGGTAAGGCGAGCAGCGGCAGTTTCGACAACGATCCGGAGCGCGCTCGCGCGGCGGGCCGTAAGGGGGCTGCCGCCCAGCCGACCGAGGCGAAGCGGCGCGGTGGCGAGCACAGTCACCGGAACCGATAG
- a CDS encoding DUF6131 family protein → MIILGLVLLIVGYLIGIPLLTTVGIILLVIGAALALIGTLGSPIAGRRHYY, encoded by the coding sequence ATGATCATTCTCGGACTCGTATTGCTGATCGTCGGATATCTGATCGGCATTCCGCTGCTGACCACCGTCGGAATAATTCTGCTCGTCATCGGCGCCGCGCTGGCGCTGATCGGCACGCTGGGCAGCCCGATCGCCGGCCGCCGTCACTATTACTGA
- a CDS encoding universal stress protein, whose amino-acid sequence MSPVVVGVDGTEGSLPAVRWAAATAARGGRELLITHGLDLSAVHAALGNYATTAPALIAELRSRGAEFVADARGIALAAEPSIAVRTEVSDAKPAELLIRYSAGAHPTVLGVTPGIGTLLHLGSTLLAVVSHGHGDIVVVRGAIERDGPVVVGVDGSAVGEAALAAAFREASERRAELVAVHIWSDVDLAEFSGYSFLDVPPESMADAEKSLLTTRLADWCAKYPEVPVTCEVYPFDAAHRLTEWSKSAGLLVVGSRGRGGFRGMLLGSTSNSLVQQAFCPVMVVHPD is encoded by the coding sequence TTGTCGCCTGTCGTGGTCGGGGTGGACGGCACCGAGGGTTCGCTGCCCGCCGTGCGCTGGGCGGCCGCCACGGCGGCGCGCGGCGGCCGGGAGTTGCTGATCACGCACGGTCTCGACCTGAGCGCGGTCCATGCCGCGCTCGGCAACTACGCCACGACCGCGCCCGCGCTCATCGCCGAATTACGTTCGCGTGGCGCCGAATTCGTTGCCGATGCGCGGGGAATCGCGCTGGCGGCGGAGCCGTCGATCGCGGTGCGCACCGAGGTTTCGGACGCGAAACCGGCCGAATTGCTGATCAGGTATTCCGCGGGCGCGCATCCGACGGTTCTCGGCGTGACACCCGGGATCGGAACGCTGCTGCATCTGGGCTCCACGCTGCTCGCCGTGGTTTCGCACGGCCACGGCGACATCGTGGTGGTGCGCGGCGCGATCGAACGCGACGGACCCGTCGTGGTCGGGGTCGACGGCAGCGCGGTCGGCGAGGCCGCCCTCGCGGCGGCGTTCCGCGAGGCGTCCGAGCGGCGGGCCGAGCTGGTGGCCGTGCACATCTGGAGCGATGTCGACCTGGCCGAATTCTCCGGCTACTCCTTCCTCGACGTGCCGCCCGAGTCCATGGCCGACGCCGAAAAGTCGCTGCTGACAACGCGGCTCGCCGATTGGTGCGCGAAATATCCGGAGGTGCCGGTGACGTGCGAGGTGTATCCGTTCGACGCCGCGCACCGGCTGACGGAGTGGTCGAAGTCGGCGGGACTGCTCGTCGTCGGCAGCAGGGGACGCGGCGGTTTCCGTGGCATGCTGCTCGGCTCGACCAGCAATTCCCTTGTACAGCAAGCATTCTGCCCCGTCATGGTGGTGCACCCGGATTAG
- a CDS encoding pyridoxamine 5'-phosphate oxidase family protein, producing MPESLRWLAGAPFGRVVFTENALPAVRPMYHLVDDDRVVIHGQLGSVLPRGHEQVVTYAADEIDPTTRLGWLVTVTGLAGPVTDPAEIERYQSLLNRLIPLPHDQVIRISCEFVAGIELVSSTLPRAAD from the coding sequence ATGCCCGAGTCGCTACGCTGGCTCGCGGGCGCTCCGTTCGGCCGGGTGGTCTTCACGGAGAACGCGTTACCCGCGGTGCGCCCGATGTATCACCTCGTCGACGACGACAGGGTGGTCATCCACGGTCAGCTCGGCAGCGTCCTGCCGCGCGGCCACGAACAGGTGGTCACCTACGCGGCCGACGAGATCGATCCCACCACCCGGCTCGGCTGGCTGGTGACGGTGACCGGTCTGGCGGGCCCCGTCACCGACCCCGCCGAAATCGAGCGCTACCAGTCCCTCCTAAACCGCCTGATTCCACTGCCGCACGATCAGGTGATCCGGATATCGTGCGAGTTCGTCGCGGGCATCGAACTGGTATCGAGCACCCTGCCGCGCGCGGCGGACTGA
- a CDS encoding STAS domain-containing protein, with the protein MSAIAVLQRRVEEGQENARPPDERPRAQREDRRRHCAIVQIEGELDATAIAEFRDALHEAVLASARVVVVDLRRARFLSIGCAAELAAAREPALRVGIDLRVVAGRSEIERVLAVTGLRPLFEYYPTLQVAAES; encoded by the coding sequence ATGTCAGCAATCGCCGTTCTGCAGCGCCGCGTCGAAGAAGGGCAAGAGAACGCGCGCCCGCCCGACGAAAGGCCGCGAGCGCAACGCGAAGATCGGCGCAGGCACTGTGCGATCGTGCAGATCGAGGGCGAACTCGACGCCACCGCGATCGCGGAGTTCCGCGACGCGCTGCACGAAGCGGTGCTGGCGAGCGCACGCGTTGTCGTGGTCGACCTACGTCGGGCACGATTCCTCAGCATCGGTTGCGCCGCCGAACTCGCCGCCGCTCGGGAACCAGCACTGCGGGTCGGTATCGACCTGCGTGTGGTGGCCGGGCGCTCGGAAATCGAACGGGTGCTCGCGGTGACCGGTCTGCGTCCGCTGTTCGAGTACTACCCGACCTTGCAGGTGGCCGCCGAGAGTTGA